Proteins co-encoded in one Methanophagales archaeon genomic window:
- a CDS encoding potassium channel protein has protein sequence MEPIRHVLVALFLLLLVVIAGIAGFMYLEGLSLFDSLYMTVVTITTVGYGDITPGTFYGRIFTTGLIVSGVGITLYVLVEMMGLVVEGRLSEAFGIVKVKRSVAKMKNHMIICGGGRTGSVIVEEFKAEGIEFVVIEHDPEVVKELKKQGIPVVEGDATRDDVLIEAGVERASGLVSTLPSDCSNLLLCITAKGINKEMDIVTRASSQEAARRLYSIGVKKAVIVEAIGGRRLAKSLIKPAVVDFLEFASKTGETSLETLKVEPGAKIANKKVKELGIKEKIGAIIIAIIRGEKVISNVGPEDEILEGDTVVVIGKRESLSRLEGTDFF, from the coding sequence ATGGAGCCAATAAGACATGTATTGGTTGCTCTTTTCCTATTGCTCCTTGTTGTTATAGCGGGCATAGCAGGTTTCATGTATCTGGAAGGGCTCTCTCTTTTCGATTCCCTCTATATGACTGTTGTTACTATTACCACCGTTGGATATGGGGATATAACACCAGGAACTTTCTATGGGCGTATATTCACTACGGGCTTGATTGTTTCGGGTGTTGGTATAACCTTATATGTGCTGGTAGAGATGATGGGATTGGTAGTGGAGGGTAGATTGAGTGAAGCTTTTGGCATTGTCAAGGTGAAGAGGAGTGTGGCGAAGATGAAGAACCACATGATTATCTGCGGTGGAGGGCGTACTGGAAGTGTGATAGTAGAAGAATTCAAGGCAGAGGGGATAGAGTTCGTGGTGATTGAGCATGACCCGGAAGTGGTGAAAGAGTTGAAGAAGCAGGGGATACCGGTGGTGGAGGGTGATGCGACACGGGATGATGTGCTGATAGAAGCGGGTGTGGAACGCGCTTCCGGGCTGGTCTCCACACTGCCTTCGGATTGCAGTAACCTGTTGCTCTGTATAACAGCGAAAGGCATCAACAAAGAGATGGATATAGTGACGAGAGCGAGTTCACAGGAAGCTGCCAGGCGGTTATACAGCATAGGAGTGAAGAAGGCGGTGATAGTGGAGGCAATAGGAGGCAGGAGATTGGCGAAGAGCCTGATAAAGCCAGCGGTTGTTGATTTTCTGGAGTTTGCATCGAAGACCGGGGAGACATCCTTAGAGACACTGAAGGTAGAGCCCGGTGCGAAGATAGCGAACAAGAAGGTGAAGGAATTGGGGATAAAGGAGAAGATAGGTGCGATAATAATTGCGATTATAAGGGGAGAGAAGGTGATATCTAATGTAGGACCGGAGGATGAGATTCTGGAAGGTGATACAGTGGTGGTGATAGGGAAGAGGGAATCACTATCCAGGCTCGAGGGTACGGATTTCTTCTAA
- a CDS encoding ATP-grasp domain-containing protein, with protein MMDENRENRNREKVLAVGYSVRHIVCSGFRAGYEMYAADAFGDVDTRRCAKRYIALEPLSNLYREIGAMDGIILGSGMENANFLFEKRDMEKIWGNPIETVKRVSNKAWLATRLDDLNVPHPYTCSCIRTVEELKEGRLKLKLRYPVVVKPIYGGGGTMNKLCWNDKELTRFANRDFICQEYIRGRHASVSTLSTGKEVVSVAVNEQLIGLDSLHAPGSFSYCGNITPFHPVSRLAEQMCEIAEFLTLEFGLKGSNGFDFVISADDHQPFLIEVNPRFQGSLDTVELSTGLNLVDGAIKAVRKSLLPERIITHRYAVKLILYAERDTVVKRDFDGGIADIPAKGTVIRSGQPIASCIGVGDKRATAVAAAMENLALLKSGVSSLPSPK; from the coding sequence ATGATGGATGAAAATAGAGAGAATAGGAATAGAGAGAAGGTACTGGCAGTGGGATATTCGGTCAGGCATATCGTTTGCTCAGGTTTCCGGGCGGGTTACGAGATGTACGCCGCCGATGCATTCGGTGATGTGGATACAAGGCGATGTGCTAAGCGCTACATAGCTTTAGAGCCACTCTCGAATCTCTACCGCGAGATTGGTGCTATGGATGGCATTATCCTTGGCTCAGGCATGGAGAATGCCAATTTTTTATTCGAGAAACGCGACATGGAGAAAATATGGGGTAATCCCATTGAGACGGTTAAGAGGGTATCGAATAAAGCCTGGCTGGCTACCCGGCTTGATGACCTGAACGTTCCTCATCCTTATACATGCTCATGCATACGCACTGTTGAGGAGCTGAAAGAAGGGAGACTGAAACTAAAACTGCGATATCCGGTGGTGGTGAAGCCGATTTACGGCGGTGGCGGTACCATGAACAAACTCTGCTGGAATGATAAGGAACTAACTCGATTTGCAAATCGTGATTTTATATGTCAGGAATATATCAGGGGCAGGCATGCCTCGGTCTCTACACTATCAACGGGGAAGGAGGTTGTATCCGTAGCAGTAAATGAGCAGTTAATAGGTCTGGACTCGCTACACGCACCCGGCTCATTCTCCTATTGCGGTAACATCACCCCATTTCATCCTGTATCACGATTGGCAGAGCAGATGTGCGAGATTGCCGAGTTCTTAACGCTCGAATTCGGATTGAAAGGTTCTAACGGGTTCGATTTCGTCATCTCCGCTGATGACCATCAACCATTCCTGATAGAGGTTAATCCCCGCTTTCAGGGCAGTCTCGACACCGTAGAACTCTCTACCGGGCTGAATCTCGTTGATGGCGCCATAAAAGCGGTCAGAAAGAGCCTACTACCCGAAAGGATCATCACGCACAGGTATGCAGTAAAGCTCATTCTTTATGCCGAACGGGATACGGTTGTAAAGAGAGACTTCGATGGCGGTATCGCCGATATTCCCGCGAAAGGCACGGTTATCAGGTCAGGACAGCCAATAGCATCCTGTATAGGCGTCGGCGATAAGAGAGCAACAGCAGTCGCCGCTGCTATGGAGAACCTCGCACTACTTAAATCGGGTGTTAGCTCTTTGCCCTCCCCGAAGTGA